The Radiobacillus deserti genomic interval TGGATATGAAAACAAAGTCAAAACGAACCTTGAAAAAAGATTAGCTACTATGGGTATGGAAGATAAAATCTTCCGTGTTATCGTTCCAGAAGACGAAGAAACAGAAATTAAAAATGGAAAGAAAAAGGTAGCGAAGAAGAAAGTGTTTCCTGGTTACGTACTTACGGAGATGATTATGACGGATGACTCTTGGTATGTCGTGCGCAACACCCCAGGAGTAACAGGCTTCGTAGGTTCTGCTGGTTCAGGTTCAAAACCTACCCCTCTCTTACCGGAAGAAGCGGACATGATCTTGAAACG includes:
- the nusG gene encoding transcription termination/antitermination protein NusG; amino-acid sequence: MEKNWYVVHTYSGYENKVKTNLEKRLATMGMEDKIFRVIVPEDEETEIKNGKKKVAKKKVFPGYVLTEMIMTDDSWYVVRNTPGVTGFVGSAGSGSKPTPLLPEEADMILKRMGMEEQVTEIDFEIKENVRVIDGPFNNFTGSIEHIDMDKQKVKVHVNMFGRETPVELDFTQIAKL